From the Erythrolamprus reginae isolate rEryReg1 chromosome Z, rEryReg1.hap1, whole genome shotgun sequence genome, one window contains:
- the LOC139153370 gene encoding vomeronasal type-2 receptor 26-like: MVPNEALQLRGIVQLLLHFRWKWVGLVSIDDQSGEHFLEILQPMLSQQGICSAFIKRIPKTHPMCSIEEIIEKISNEISVFQNSRANVVVVYGETVTLFWLADLLWWNDIGVSMLTSEQKFNLSSGKLWISTAQIDFVSNTFQKNFNIKIFHGTLSFSIHSKKVLAFEEFLQKVKPSLVNVNSFINNFWANVFKCSLSNSTEVDDCTGEEMLQNLPTTLFEMSMTGHSYSIYNAVYAMAHALDVMPSSIRRSKAVPRSQDIEPWQLHSLLQKISFNNSVGDEVTLNEHGEVIDGFDLVNLITFPNGSYTKVKVGRLDPKILLGKEFVVTDERIQWHGDFIQVPPTSLCNDPCQPGFHKVKKETEPFCCYDCLQCEEEMISHLIDMDDCISCPEDHYAKDGENVCIPKIIHFLSYKEPLGISLTSFTIALSLTASFVLGVFIKYQHTPIVKANNQSLSYSLLVSLILSFLCAFFFFDRPIQITCLLRQTSFGIIFSVAISCILAKTIMVILAFLAIQPHSKMSKWMGRKLPILIVLSCSLVQSSILVTWLGSSPPFPDVDMNIIEEEIVLECNEGSTKMFYCVLGYMGFLSIVCFFVAFLAKNLPDSFNEAKFITFSMLVFCTVWLSFVPTYMSTKGKYMVTVEVFSILASSAGLLSCIFFPKCYVILLRPDLNRREQLIKKKK, encoded by the exons ATGGTTCCAAATGAAGCCCTTCAACTTCGGGGGATAGTCCAGTTACTTCTGCATTTTAGGTGGAAATGGGTTGGCCTTGTCAGTATTGATGACCAAAGTGGAGAACATTTCTTGGAGATTTTGCAACCCATGCTTTCTCAGCAGGGTATATGTTCAGCCTTCATTAAAAGAATTCCAAAAACTCACCCAATGTGCAGTATAGAAGAAATTATTGAAAAAATTTCTAATGAAATCTCAGTTTTCCAAAATAGCAGAGCCAATGTAGTTGTTGTTTATGGAGAAACTGTAACCTTGTTTTGGCTGGCAGATCTTTTATGGTGGAATGACATTGGGGTGAGCATGTTAACTTCAGAACAGAAGTTCAACCTTTCTTCAGGAAAGTTGTGGATTTCAACAGCCCAGATTGATTTTGTATCCAACACTTTTCAAAAAAATTTCAATATAAAGATCTTCCATGGTACCCTTTCTTTTTCAATCCACTCAAAGAAAGTTTTAGCCTTCGAAGAATTTCTTCAGAAAGTAAAGCCTTCTTTGGTGAATGTAAACAGTTTCATCAATAATTTTTGGGCAAATGTTTTCAAATGTTCTCTTTCAAACTCAACTGAAGTAGATGATTGTACTGGAGAAGAGATGCTGCAAAATCTTCCCACAACTCTCTTTGAAATGAGCATGACTGGTCACAGTTACAGCATCTACAATGCAGTTTATGCCATGGCACATGCCTTAGATGTGATGCCCTCATCCATACGCAGATCGAAGGCAGTACCAAGGTCTCAAGATATTGAACCCTGGCAG cTCCATTCACTTCTTCAAAAAATCTCTTTCAACAACAGTGTTGGGGATGAAGTGACCTTGAATGAACATGGAGAAGTTATAGATGGATTTGATCTTGTCAATTTGATCACTTTTCCAAATGGCTCCTACACCAAGGTGAAAGTGGGAAGACTGGATCCTAAAATACTTTTAGGAAAAGAATTTGTGGTGACTGATGAAAGAATCCAGTGGCATGGAGATTTCATACAG GTACCCCCAACCTCTCTGTGCAATGACCCTTGCCAGCCTGGATTTCACAAGGTCAAGAAAGAGACGGAGCCCTTCTGCTGTTATGATTGTCTTCAGTGTGAGGAAGAGATGATTTCTCATCTGATTG atATGGATGACTGTATCAGTTGCCCAGAAGATCACTATGCAAAAGATGGTGAAAATGTTTGCATTCCTAAAATTATACATTTTCTTTCCTATAAAGAACCTTTGGGGATCTCCTTGACTTCATTTACTATCGCCCTTTCATTGACTGCATCTTTTGTGCTAGGAGTTTTTATTAAGTACCAGCATAcgcccattgtcaaagccaacaaccagaGTCTCAGCTACAGTCTGCTTGTATCTCTCATCCTCTCCTTCCTTTGTGCATTCTTCTTCTTTGACCGTCCCATACAAATAACTTGTCTTCTTCGACAAACATCCTttggcatcatcttctcagtagcAATTTCATGCATACTAGCAAAAACCATTATGGTGATCCTGGCTTTTTTGGCCATCCAACCACATTCCAAGATGAGTAAATGGATGGGGAGAAAACTGCCAATTTTGATTGTCCTCTCCTGTTCTCTTGTTCAATCAAGCATTTTGGTTACTTGGCTGGGATCCTCACCACCATTCCCAGATGTTGACATGAACATAATAGAGGAAGAGATAGTGCTGGAATGTAATGAAGGTTCAACTAAAATGTTCTATTGTGTTCTAGGATATATGGGCTTCCTTTCCATTGTATGTTTCTTTGTGGCCTTTTTAGCCAAAAATTTACCTGATagctttaatgaagccaagttcatcacCTTCAGTATGTTGGTCTTTTGCACTGTCTGGCTGTCCTTTGTTCCAACCTACATGAGCACCAAAGGAAAATACATGGTCACTGTGGAGGTCTTTTCCATCTTGGCCTCCAGCGCTGGCTTACTAAGTTGcatctttttccccaaatgctatgTGATTTTACTAAGACCAGATCTGAATCGCAGGGAGCaactaataaagaaaaagaaataa